The genomic segment AGGACCTCTTCCTTCAGGTCATTGACACTGGCGACCCCTTCGTTGACCAGCCTGCGGGTTGCGGGATCCCGCTGGTAAATCTCCTGATTGAGCATCCTCCGCTCCCTTCCTCAGTGCTCAACGGACCTGTCGGCCGTTATCGGCACGGCGAGGTAGTTCCAGCCATCATAGCCATCCAGCAGACGATAGTTGTTGCTCTCGAAGCTCCCCGGGAAGAACACCACCAGCCGCCCCGCCACCCGAGGGGCGAGGCGGTCGATGCAGTCCTTGACCTTCACAAAGCCGAACAGGGAGCCGACCCCGGTCAGGGCGACCACCGTCTTTTCAGTCAACGGGACCTGCGTCGTCCAGAAATCAAAAATTCTTTCGATGAAGTCGAGCAGTTCGTCGGGGAGCAGGTCCCCAAGCAGCTCAGGCTCCTTGAAATAGGATTGGACGTACTCCTCGCCCTGCATCCAATCGGGAAACACGTTGGTCAGATCGAAACAGGCCCAGTCGTGCCCGGCCTGCCGGCTGGCGAGCTCGAACTCGTCAACCCGCGCGCGCAGGAGCAGCTCGTCCGTTTCGTCGTAAACACAGAACACCACCCGCTGTGCCGCGGCGGCATCAGCCCGCCAGGGGATGGCGATGTACTGGGAATAGGATCGCAGCAGGCGCTTAAGCTTGTTCACGCACCAACTCCTTCTCTTCCGCGCGCAAAAGCCTCGGGAACTGGACCTCGACGACGTCGCCGATGCTCTTGAACACCAGCCAGCCCCGCCTGGAGGCTTCCTCCGCCAGCTCGATGGCGCGCTGCCTGCCACAGTCCAGAAGCTTCACGTACTCGCTGGCAAAAAGATTCATCCCCCGGCCGCCGCGCAAATAGGCCAGAAGCAGGGCATAAGCCGCGGCGCCGGCAGTGACCTGGGGTCTGGCGCGGACCTTCTTGACCTTGCCCTTCAGGTGTCCGGAGCGGGTCCAGGTGCCGTTGATGTTCTGGGCCACCGACTTCAGGGTTGCCGGGCTGAAGCGCTCCGGAAAGGTCCTCTCGACGAAGACCTGCGTCTCTACTCGCGTGATAGTTTTCCCCAGAGGTATATCGAGAAGGAACGGGGCGCTTTCCCGCAGCACGGCATCCCGTGCGCACGCGCAGAGCAGGGCCAGAAGAGGCTGCCCCGTCTCGTCCCGTTGCCAGAAGAAGCGCAGTGCCCGGAAGAGAAGAACGTCTGGATCGAGCGCGTAGAGGGAAACGAGATGCCGTCTGGTCAGTTGTCTGGCCCTGCCGGACGGCTTGCCGAGGCAATTGTCCACTGCAATGGCCGAAGTGTAGGCGTCAGACGTCACGGTCTCCGGAT from the Thermodesulfobacteriota bacterium genome contains:
- a CDS encoding BREX protein BrxB domain-containing protein; its protein translation is MNKLKRLLRSYSQYIAIPWRADAAAAQRVVFCVYDETDELLLRARVDEFELASRQAGHDWACFDLTNVFPDWMQGEEYVQSYFKEPELLGDLLPDELLDFIERIFDFWTTQVPLTEKTVVALTGVGSLFGFVKVKDCIDRLAPRVAGRLVVFFPGSFESNNYRLLDGYDGWNYLAVPITADRSVEH